From the Brevibacillus choshinensis genome, one window contains:
- the meaB gene encoding methylmalonyl Co-A mutase-associated GTPase MeaB — protein MSEGNKDRTSLNFSSSVRLPRLTVEQYVQGVRENNRTILAQAITLAESNSAVHMNMAQEVIKQLLPDTGNSIRIGITGVPGAGKSTFIEAFGTMLCEKGHRVAVLAVDPSSTVTRGSILGDKTRMELLSRNPNAFIRPSATGGTLGGVNRKTRETMLICEAAGYDVILIETVGVGQSETTVRSMVDFFLLLMLTGAGDELQGIKKGVIEIADALLINKADGENKHRALVARGEYNRVLHYLQPATTGWETKAYMCSALTGEGIGDIWDVIGHFREQTTRTGGFDARRKAQSLDWMHSMTQDYLRSTFYSNPEIAHMLPQIEGAVASGQLSATSAVQQLVAIFEKTRK, from the coding sequence ATGAGTGAGGGCAATAAAGACAGGACTTCCTTAAACTTTTCTTCGTCAGTCCGTCTCCCTCGCTTAACCGTTGAGCAATATGTGCAGGGCGTGCGGGAAAACAACCGTACGATCCTCGCGCAAGCCATCACCCTGGCAGAGAGCAATTCAGCTGTCCATATGAATATGGCGCAGGAAGTCATCAAGCAGCTTTTGCCTGATACCGGAAATTCGATTCGTATTGGGATCACGGGTGTACCAGGAGCAGGGAAAAGCACGTTCATCGAGGCATTCGGAACGATGCTTTGTGAAAAAGGACATCGAGTGGCTGTGCTAGCGGTTGATCCGAGCAGTACAGTGACGCGCGGCAGTATTCTCGGAGACAAAACGCGGATGGAGCTTTTGTCACGCAATCCAAACGCCTTTATACGCCCTTCCGCAACTGGTGGAACGCTGGGCGGAGTTAATCGGAAAACGCGGGAAACCATGCTAATCTGTGAGGCGGCAGGGTACGATGTGATTTTAATAGAGACAGTTGGCGTAGGGCAAAGTGAGACGACGGTCCGGTCCATGGTCGATTTCTTTTTGCTACTCATGCTGACAGGAGCTGGAGATGAGCTGCAAGGGATCAAAAAGGGTGTTATCGAGATTGCTGACGCGCTGTTGATCAACAAAGCAGACGGAGAGAACAAGCACAGGGCACTCGTCGCGCGCGGCGAGTACAATCGGGTTTTGCACTACCTCCAACCGGCGACGACGGGTTGGGAAACAAAAGCGTACATGTGCTCAGCACTGACAGGGGAAGGCATCGGAGACATTTGGGATGTCATTGGTCATTTTCGCGAACAGACGACCCGTACGGGAGGCTTTGATGCTCGCCGCAAAGCTCAGTCGCTGGATTGGATGCACAGTATGACGCAGGATTATTTGCGATCCACCTTTTACAGTAATCCGGAAATAGCCCACATGCTGCCGCAGATCGAAGGGGCCGTAGCGAGCGGACAGTTGTCTGCGACGAGCGCGGTCCAGCAATTAGTGGCGATATTTGAAAAAACGAGAAAGTGA